In Streptobacillus canis, one DNA window encodes the following:
- a CDS encoding PTS sugar transporter subunit IIA: MGFLCRLFGNCKKEEVKKTGEIKIVSPLDGKVIPLQEVPDPTFAQALLGNGIGVEPQKSGVVKSPVDGTIIQLFETKHAFVVETEEGVQVLTHFGLNTVKLKGEGFEIITKEGSKVKAGDPIVKFDYDFLKANADSIVTPVVILETEEYKAVNPVEGLTEAVAGETVIINIEK; encoded by the coding sequence ATGGGATTTTTATGTCGTTTATTTGGTAACTGTAAAAAAGAAGAAGTTAAAAAAACTGGTGAAATTAAAATAGTGTCTCCTCTTGATGGTAAAGTAATACCTCTACAAGAAGTACCAGATCCAACTTTTGCCCAAGCATTATTAGGTAATGGTATTGGAGTAGAACCACAAAAAAGTGGTGTTGTAAAATCACCAGTAGATGGAACTATAATTCAATTATTTGAAACTAAACATGCTTTCGTTGTAGAAACAGAAGAGGGTGTACAAGTTTTAACTCACTTTGGTTTAAATACTGTTAAATTAAAAGGTGAAGGATTTGAAATTATAACTAAAGAAGGAAGCAAAGTTAAAGCAGGAGATCCGATAGTTAAATTTGATTATGATTTTTTAAAAGCCAATGCGGATTCAATTGTTACACCAGTTGTAATTTTAGAAACAGAAGAATATAAAGCTGTAAATCCAGTAGAAGGTTTAACTGAAGCAGTTGCAGGTGAAACTGTAATAATTAATATAGAAAAATAG